From one Thunnus maccoyii chromosome 6, fThuMac1.1, whole genome shotgun sequence genomic stretch:
- the sst1.2 gene encoding somatostatin 1.2 has translation MQCVRCPAILVLVALVLGVSSQPDRDQDEYQNQDLELELRHHRLLQRARNAGLLSQEWSKRAVEDLLAQMSLPEADAQREAEVVSMETGGKMNLERSVDPPNNLPPRERKAGCKNFYWKGFTSC, from the exons ATGCAGTGCGTTCGGTGTCCCGCCATCTTGGTTCTCGTGGCGTTGGTTCTGGGTGTTTCCTCGCAGCCCGACAGAGACCAGGACGAGTACCAGAACCAGGACCTGGAGCTGGAGCTGCGTCACCACCGTTTGCTGCAACGAGCTCGCAATGCTGGCCTCCTGTCGcag GAGTGGAGTAAACGTGCTGTGGAGGACCTGCTGGCTCAGATGTCTCTTCCAGAGGCCGATGCCCAGCGGGAGGCTGAGgtggtttccatggaaacaggaggaaagatgaACCTGGAGCGGTCTGTCGACCCCCCCAACAACCTGCCCCCCCGAGAACGCAAAGCCGGCTGCAAGAACTTCTATTGGAAgggcttcacttcctgttag